In Mycolicibacterium nivoides, the DNA window GCAGCCCCTGGGATTCACCTACGAACAGTTCCTCACCTGGGCACTGTCCGGAGGACTCGACACCTACTATCGCGAATCACGTTGGCCCGGCTGGGAAACCACCGTCGAGGCACTACCGCTCGACCACGGCATCATCGACCGCACACCCACGCCCATGAGTGTCATCGTCCAACGATGCACCGCCGCCGCCAACCCCGATCACCCGTACCCGATGACCTGGCCCAGCCCCGAGTAGCCCGTTGCCGGCGGACCCGACGGTCACACCGCGACGATTCGCGGGTAGTGTCCGGGATCCACACTCGGCCAACACTAGAACGTGTTCTAATTCGGTCTATGTCCAGTCCAGCAGCGGGGCACGTTGACCCCGCGTTTGCGGAAGTGAAAGCCGTCTTTGAAGCAGGTTTGGCCAACGGCGACGACCTCGGTGCCGCGGTGGCGGTATTCGTCGACGGTCGTGCAGTGGTGGATCTGTGGGGAGGCATCGCCGACAGACGGACCGGACGTCCATGGACGCGCGACACCACCTGTCCGACCTTTTCCTGTACCAAGGGTGTGACGGCGACCGCGGCCCTCATGGTCGCCCAGCAATGCGGCCACGGCGCCGAGGAACCGGTGAGCGCCTGGTGGCCGGAATTCGCACAGCACGACAAGCACGAGACCACGCTGAGCGACCTGATGGCCCACCGGGCCGGGTTGCCCGTCTTGGAGCGCCCGGTTTCGGTGGCCCAAGCCGCGGATCCCGCGGCTATGGCCGACCTGTTGGCGGGCCAATGCCCGCTCTGGCAGCCCGGGACCGAACATGGCTATCACGCTCTGACTTTCGGGTGGCTGGTCGGCGAATTCGTGCGCCGCCACACTGGTATGACAGTCGGCGAGTTCACCCGGCGCCACTTGGGCGATCGGTTACTCATCGGCGCTTCCGGCGCGGCGGTGCGCGAGGCTGCCCGGGTCAGTTCGCCACCGCCCGAGCAGCGGGTCTGGAGCGCCGAGAACGCGCCGCCGATATCGGAGGACGCAGTCGCCGAGATGGTGGCCGCGATCGCCGATTCAGATTCGCTGTTCATCCGGGCATCATCGAATCCCGTTGCATCCTATAACGATCCAGAAGTATTGGCGGCCGGCTGGCCCGCGGCCGGCCTCGTCACCACCGCTCGTGATCTGGCCCAGTTCTATGGCGACCTGATCAGCGGAACGCTGGTAGCCCCGGGTCCTCTGCGGGAAGCGATCACAGAACGCGTACGCGGCCGCGACCGGGTGCTGCGCTTGGAAAGTGCATTCGGGCTCGGCTACATGCTGCCGTCGCAGAACTTCGTGGTGCCCGAACCAGCGCAATCGACCGTCTTCGGGCACCCGGGGGCCGGTGGCTCGGTGGGACTGGCAGATCTCGAACA includes these proteins:
- a CDS encoding serine hydrolase domain-containing protein, with product MSSPAAGHVDPAFAEVKAVFEAGLANGDDLGAAVAVFVDGRAVVDLWGGIADRRTGRPWTRDTTCPTFSCTKGVTATAALMVAQQCGHGAEEPVSAWWPEFAQHDKHETTLSDLMAHRAGLPVLERPVSVAQAADPAAMADLLAGQCPLWQPGTEHGYHALTFGWLVGEFVRRHTGMTVGEFTRRHLGDRLLIGASGAAVREAARVSSPPPEQRVWSAENAPPISEDAVAEMVAAIADSDSLFIRASSNPVASYNDPEVLAAGWPAAGLVTTARDLAQFYGDLISGTLVAPGPLREAITERVRGRDRVLRLESAFGLGYMLPSQNFVVPEPAQSTVFGHPGAGGSVGLADLEHKVAFAFVPNLRRDWLAGDRRAYRLIAAVYDAL